A portion of the Chlamydia caviae GPIC genome contains these proteins:
- a CDS encoding DMT family transporter, with protein sequence MFVNDSQIQQARNVPLGLFHSLLACLYWGIVFVIPDLLESFHELDIVLTRYTIFGIFSLFPILWKRQNIFKNVSLRIWGQSFLWAFLVDIVYYLGITLAIRYIGAAITIIIAGLAPIAVLFHSNIKKKEISYALLSAISSVIFLGVVLTNLSEFHSTTADPLQYFMGLSLVTISTGIWVAYIVCNHDFLLKNPNISPDLWCGLLGVASLILCLPLIILFDCLGITYVAHNFIAHTPTSERFLFIVLCSAMGILSSSRAITSWNKASLHLPPAFLGAMLIFEPIFGLILSYLYQRILPSLQEGIGIFLMLGGSLTCLILFGRRAGQKEPEESEILPSAD encoded by the coding sequence ATGTTTGTTAACGATTCTCAAATACAACAAGCTCGTAATGTTCCCCTAGGACTGTTTCATAGCCTCCTCGCTTGTCTCTATTGGGGAATCGTCTTCGTAATCCCTGATTTGTTAGAATCTTTTCACGAACTTGATATCGTCTTAACCCGTTATACCATTTTTGGTATTTTTTCTCTTTTCCCTATCCTATGGAAAAGACAAAATATCTTTAAAAATGTCTCTTTGCGTATTTGGGGTCAAAGCTTCCTCTGGGCCTTTCTTGTAGATATTGTCTACTATCTCGGCATTACCCTAGCCATTCGTTACATAGGCGCCGCTATAACCATTATTATCGCGGGATTAGCTCCCATAGCCGTCCTATTTCATTCGAATATAAAGAAAAAAGAGATTTCCTATGCCCTACTCTCTGCGATTAGCAGTGTGATCTTCCTAGGGGTCGTGCTAACAAACCTTTCGGAGTTTCATTCAACAACAGCAGATCCTTTGCAGTATTTCATGGGACTTTCCCTTGTGACCATCTCCACAGGAATTTGGGTTGCCTATATCGTCTGCAACCACGACTTTTTGTTAAAAAATCCTAACATTTCCCCTGATTTATGGTGTGGACTGTTAGGGGTAGCTTCGTTAATTTTATGTCTACCCTTGATTATTCTTTTTGATTGTCTTGGCATCACGTATGTTGCTCATAACTTCATAGCACATACGCCGACATCAGAACGGTTCCTCTTTATTGTTCTATGCTCAGCTATGGGGATACTCTCTTCGTCTCGAGCCATCACGTCCTGGAATAAAGCTAGCCTACACCTCCCCCCTGCTTTTTTAGGGGCCATGTTAATCTTTGAGCCTATTTTTGGTTTGATTTTATCCTATCTTTATCAAAGGATCTTACCCAGCTTACAAGAAGGGATAGGGATTTTCTTAATGTTAGGAGGTAGCCTCACCTGCTTAATTCTTTTTGGAAGAAGGGCGGGTCAAAAGGAACCGGAAGAATCCGAGATTCTTCCTTCGGCAGATTAG